One Argiope bruennichi chromosome 5, qqArgBrue1.1, whole genome shotgun sequence DNA segment encodes these proteins:
- the LOC129969521 gene encoding apoptosis regulator R1-like — MVVSEWRIWYLICSNGVINFGSDFYIKFVILWKMAPNLLLKAGFVRGDYDSKETVAKCRTDFILQNVYFLVIKNDSTFKPMSAVNSKEERVFMIYKAIIEEFRDSYTNTIQNMTKRMQNVPLEFISQLLQTVSAELFCEGITWSKVIGFFVFVGELALQRITNDKSGDATKKIYECFCRHVKETLITWVEDNGGWEGLECLSLKNDSALKLDATTSDLNTTKSSEQVWYKSFATGAFRVVGTLFQLASPHVQSYA; from the exons ATGGTAGTTAGTGAATGGCGTATTTGGTATTTAATATGCTCAAATGGAGTGATTAATTTTGGCAGCgacttttacattaaatttgtaattctttGGAAAATGGCAccgaatttattattaaaggctGGATTTGTTCGTGGAGATTATGATTCTAAGGAAACAGTTGCAAAGTGTAGAACAGACTTCATTCTTCAAAACGTTTATTTCcttgttataaaaaatgatagTACTTTTAAACCTATGTCAGCAGTGAACTCTAAAGAAGAAAGGGTTTTTATGATTTACAAAGCCATAATCGAAGAATTTAGAGACTCTTATACAAATACAATTCAAAACATGACTAAAAGGATGCAAAATGTTCCTCTGGAATTTATATCTCAACTTCTGCAAACTGTGTCAGCAGAATTATTTTGTGAAGGCATTACATGGAGTAAAGTGATTGGTTTTTTCGTGTTTGTTGGTGAATTAGCTCTGCAGCGAATTACAAATGATAAATCGGGCGATGCAACTAAGAAAATATATGAGTGTTTTTGTAGGCATGTAAAAGAAACTTTGATAACTTGGGTGGAAGATAATGGTGGTTGG GAGGGTCTGGAATGTCTAAGCTTAAAAAACGATTCTGCTTTGAAATTAGATGCAACCACTTCAGATTTAAATACTACCAAATCTTCTGAGCAAGTATGGTATAAAAGTTTTGCGACTGGTGCTTTTCGAGTAGTTGGTACATTGTTCCAACTTGCTTCTCCTCATGTGCAGTCTTATGCATAA